A part of Prolixibacteraceae bacterium genomic DNA contains:
- a CDS encoding SDR family NAD(P)-dependent oxidoreductase, with product MKSREITTNKARRLFNCIWRQKSKTPVCPMEPTMNGMIIAITGGNRGIGLETTKGLIARGAEVIILARSGKTVASFVQESKGRAHFVSLDLADISSVEKTIEDLKLILNGRKIDKLINNAGIALNEPHRLSPQGYELTFAVNVLGHHALFVQCDTASLLSPKVQIIAVTGDLYIQAEACTPDYTYKGNSGNAAYARSKLGVMWWAYECSRLFPNYQVNIVHPGAVLTGLGGGAGPIARSILKSITLTPKEGAQMSLICATQPEIESGAYYHNTVGQAVLSKDDIALDRKKSRDFWNMLDQIYKTIYA from the coding sequence ATGAAAAGTAGAGAAATTACAACAAATAAAGCACGAAGACTATTCAATTGTATTTGGAGACAGAAGTCTAAGACACCTGTATGTCCAATGGAACCAACGATGAATGGAATGATTATTGCAATCACGGGTGGAAATCGTGGTATCGGGCTTGAGACAACAAAAGGTCTAATCGCAAGAGGTGCTGAAGTAATCATATTAGCTAGAAGTGGAAAAACTGTAGCGTCATTTGTACAAGAGTCAAAGGGGAGAGCTCATTTTGTAAGTTTAGATTTAGCGGACATCTCTTCTGTAGAAAAGACTATCGAAGATCTGAAACTAATATTGAATGGCCGTAAAATAGATAAGTTAATAAACAATGCAGGTATAGCTCTAAATGAGCCTCATCGGTTATCGCCACAAGGTTATGAATTGACATTCGCAGTGAATGTTTTAGGTCATCATGCTCTGTTTGTACAGTGTGATACTGCATCATTGTTATCACCTAAAGTACAGATTATTGCTGTGACTGGAGATTTATATATACAAGCCGAAGCATGTACTCCTGATTATACATATAAAGGAAATAGTGGTAATGCAGCTTATGCACGAAGTAAGCTAGGTGTGATGTGGTGGGCATATGAGTGTAGTCGATTGTTTCCAAATTATCAAGTAAATATTGTTCACCCAGGCGCAGTATTGACTGGATTAGGTGGAGGTGCAGGACCTATTGCAAGAAGTATCCTAAAATCGATTACACTTACTCCGAAAGAGGGAGCTCAAATGTCATTGATATGTGCAACACAACCTGAAATTGAGAGCGGTGCTTACTATCACAACACAGTAGGGCAGGCAGTCCTGTCAAAAGATGATATTGCCTTAGATCGTAAAAAATCAAGAGATTTTTGGAATATGTTAGATCAGATTTACAAGACGATTTATGCATAG
- the rfbD gene encoding dTDP-4-dehydrorhamnose reductase has translation MTKKNILITGGDGMLASHLKEVFTLEGDENIYCLNRSACDITDIDSIERAVKQYQIDILINTAAYTAVDLAETETACADKVNHLALNYIAKVASKYDVEVIHISTDYVFNGKNDTPYREEDPTSPVSIYGKTKCDGEVALLKNHTKSIIIRTSWLYDESHANFFTTMIRMGRERDEISVVNDQFGTPTYARDLAQAIHSISTKTNITEGQRYGVFHFSNEGETTWYDFAHEIFQNIGLTCTIHPVSTEQFVRPAQRPNFAVLDKTKIKFTFGITIPEWRRSLLNCIERFNLNIRN, from the coding sequence ATGACAAAGAAAAACATATTGATTACAGGGGGTGATGGCATGCTTGCGAGCCATCTGAAAGAGGTGTTTACCCTTGAAGGAGATGAAAATATATACTGTTTAAATAGATCTGCCTGTGATATCACTGATATCGACTCTATTGAACGCGCAGTAAAACAGTACCAAATTGACATCTTAATTAATACTGCAGCTTATACGGCTGTTGATTTAGCCGAGACAGAGACAGCTTGTGCAGATAAGGTCAACCATTTGGCATTGAATTATATTGCGAAAGTCGCTTCGAAATATGACGTAGAGGTAATTCATATCTCCACGGACTATGTTTTTAATGGTAAAAACGACACGCCATACAGAGAGGAAGACCCTACCAGTCCGGTCTCTATATATGGAAAAACGAAGTGTGATGGAGAGGTAGCGCTGTTAAAAAATCATACAAAAAGTATCATTATTCGTACATCATGGTTATACGATGAATCTCATGCTAATTTCTTCACCACGATGATTCGAATGGGAAGAGAACGAGATGAAATATCTGTAGTAAACGACCAATTTGGCACTCCGACTTATGCGAGAGATCTAGCACAGGCAATCCACTCTATATCAACAAAAACTAACATTACGGAGGGTCAGAGATATGGGGTTTTTCACTTCAGTAATGAAGGAGAAACAACATGGTATGATTTTGCTCATGAAATTTTTCAAAACATTGGTCTAACTTGCACGATACACCCTGTTTCTACAGAGCAGTTTGTGCGTCCTGCACAACGACCAAATTTTGCAGTATTAGATAAGACAAAAATTAAATTTACTTTTGGGATCACAATTCCAGAATGGAGACGTAGTCTCTTAAATTGTATAGAGCGATTTAATCTAAATATAAGGAACTAA
- a CDS encoding phospho-sugar mutase yields the protein MSNMDILSMVEAKANQWLEGPYDQETKDAIMKMMDNEDNTELIESFYKDLEFGTGGLRGIMGPGSNRMNRYTVGAATQGLSNYLKKTYPGEKDIKVAIGYDCRNNSEYFSNTAAGIFSANGIEVYIFESLRPTPEMSYAIRELGCKSGIIITASHNPKEYNGYKAYWNDGSQIVAPHDKNIIDEVGQVKVEDIKFEPNKDLIHVMGQEMDEKFLEASHQISMSPQSIERHKDMKIVYTPIHGTGYKMVPAALRKFGFTNIINVPEQDVVSGDFPTVVSPNPEEAAAMKMAIAKAEETGAELVMATDPDSDRIGVCVRDDSGKFIIVNGNQTCILFTYYLIARNRELGKITGKEYVVKTIVTSELIAKIAEANNVEYFDSYTGFKFIADVIRDNEATKRYIGGGEESFGFLPSDFVRDKDAVTACALMAEIAAWAKDKGKSLFELLQDIYLEYGFSKEFMKYIVRQGKTGAEEIQAMMKNFRETPPATLGGSKLVRVKDYSTLEDKDLVTGEVKKMNYKSTSNVLQFFTENGTKVSVRPSGTEPKIKFYFECTDKINSRDEYHSADAKAMKKIEEVMKDLGI from the coding sequence ATGAGTAATATGGACATTTTATCTATGGTTGAAGCGAAAGCAAACCAATGGCTTGAAGGACCTTACGACCAAGAAACAAAAGATGCTATCATGAAAATGATGGACAATGAGGACAATACAGAATTGATCGAATCTTTCTATAAAGATCTAGAATTCGGTACAGGAGGTCTTCGTGGCATTATGGGGCCTGGTTCAAACAGAATGAACCGTTACACTGTAGGTGCTGCGACCCAAGGATTATCAAATTATCTAAAGAAGACTTATCCAGGCGAAAAAGATATCAAAGTAGCTATCGGATACGACTGTCGTAATAATAGTGAGTATTTCTCCAATACAGCAGCTGGTATTTTCTCAGCCAATGGTATTGAAGTATATATCTTCGAATCTCTACGTCCTACACCTGAGATGTCTTATGCAATTCGTGAGCTAGGTTGTAAGAGTGGTATTATCATTACTGCATCACACAACCCTAAAGAGTATAACGGGTATAAAGCATACTGGAATGATGGTTCACAGATTGTAGCTCCACATGACAAAAACATCATTGATGAAGTAGGTCAAGTAAAAGTGGAAGATATTAAATTTGAGCCAAATAAAGACCTTATCCATGTGATGGGACAAGAGATGGATGAGAAGTTCTTAGAAGCGTCACACCAAATCTCGATGTCACCTCAATCTATTGAGCGTCATAAAGACATGAAAATTGTCTACACTCCTATCCATGGAACAGGATATAAGATGGTTCCAGCTGCATTGAGAAAATTTGGTTTTACCAATATTATCAATGTTCCAGAACAAGATGTAGTAAGTGGTGATTTCCCTACAGTAGTTTCTCCGAATCCTGAAGAGGCTGCCGCGATGAAAATGGCCATTGCAAAAGCAGAAGAGACAGGTGCAGAATTAGTTATGGCGACAGACCCAGATTCAGATCGTATTGGAGTTTGTGTTCGTGACGATTCAGGTAAATTCATTATTGTTAATGGTAACCAAACTTGCATTCTTTTCACTTATTACCTTATCGCTAGAAATAGAGAGTTAGGTAAGATCACAGGAAAAGAGTATGTGGTTAAAACAATCGTTACCAGTGAGCTTATCGCAAAGATTGCTGAAGCCAACAACGTAGAGTATTTCGATAGTTATACTGGGTTTAAATTTATTGCTGATGTTATCCGTGATAACGAAGCAACAAAACGCTATATCGGTGGTGGAGAAGAGAGTTTCGGATTCCTTCCTTCAGACTTTGTTCGTGATAAGGATGCAGTAACAGCATGTGCTTTGATGGCAGAGATTGCTGCTTGGGCAAAAGATAAAGGTAAGTCACTATTCGAACTACTACAAGATATTTATCTAGAGTACGGCTTCTCGAAAGAGTTCATGAAGTATATCGTTCGTCAAGGTAAAACTGGAGCAGAAGAGATTCAAGCGATGATGAAGAACTTCAGAGAGACACCTCCAGCAACACTTGGTGGATCAAAATTAGTTCGTGTTAAAGATTACTCTACGCTAGAAGACAAAGATCTTGTTACTGGTGAGGTGAAAAAGATGAACTACAAGAGTACCTCTAACGTACTACAATTCTTTACTGAGAATGGAACAAAGGTATCTGTACGTCCATCAGGAACAGAGCCTAAAATTAAGTTCTACTTCGAGTGTACAGATAAGATTAATTCTCGTGACGAGTATCATTCAGCAGATGCGAAAGCCATGAAGAAGATTGAAGAGGTGATGAAAGATCTTGGAATTTAA
- a CDS encoding multidrug effflux MFS transporter, whose protein sequence is MSVKKISDFEFISLMASLMAIASLSLDAILPALNNIGLSIGITDPKDNQLLITTIFLGMGVGQLISGALSDSLGRKPVVYIGYIIFAIASVVCVCAVNLEMMVAGRLLQGVGLSAPRSVTMSIVRDKYEGNYMARIMSFVSVIFILVPIVAPFFGKLMLDAFGWQSIFYSQIIFGFCVMVWLWRRQEETLTDENKKKVTLSLFTDGVREFFKHREAVIYTIVIGIVTAPFLSYISSSQQIFQEQYNLVEEYTYIFSGLAIVIGVATYLNGILVLRLGMLRLVMLSLVLLSMTSLVYVICYSGVGNPPIMVLVAFLSLILFSTGFIVGNINALAMQPIGHIAGIGAAIVGFISTIITILLTTIIGQYINMTALPIFIGFTICGSVTLFVVLVMNRSKNVIVTNS, encoded by the coding sequence ATGAGTGTTAAGAAGATATCAGATTTTGAATTTATTAGTTTAATGGCCTCTTTGATGGCCATCGCATCCTTGTCATTAGATGCGATATTACCTGCGTTAAATAATATAGGTCTCTCTATTGGGATTACAGACCCCAAGGATAACCAATTATTAATCACCACAATCTTCCTTGGTATGGGAGTTGGACAGTTGATATCAGGAGCATTATCAGATAGCTTAGGACGTAAACCGGTGGTATATATTGGATACATTATTTTTGCCATCGCAAGTGTCGTTTGTGTGTGTGCCGTAAACCTAGAAATGATGGTTGCAGGACGTCTACTTCAGGGGGTTGGTCTATCTGCTCCCAGAAGTGTCACGATGTCAATTGTCAGAGATAAATATGAAGGTAATTACATGGCGAGAATAATGTCATTTGTTTCTGTTATTTTCATTCTTGTTCCTATCGTAGCTCCATTTTTTGGTAAGTTAATGTTAGATGCATTTGGATGGCAGTCAATTTTCTATAGTCAGATCATATTTGGTTTCTGTGTAATGGTTTGGTTATGGCGACGACAAGAAGAGACATTGACCGATGAAAATAAGAAGAAAGTGACACTCTCTCTCTTTACCGATGGTGTGAGAGAGTTCTTTAAACACAGAGAGGCAGTGATATATACTATTGTGATAGGAATAGTGACGGCCCCATTTCTATCTTACATCAGTTCGAGTCAACAGATATTTCAAGAGCAATACAACCTGGTAGAGGAGTACACATATATATTCTCTGGATTGGCTATCGTAATCGGTGTCGCAACCTATTTGAATGGGATATTAGTTCTTCGATTAGGAATGTTAAGGCTTGTGATGCTCTCTTTAGTCTTGCTTTCTATGACCTCATTGGTTTATGTCATCTGTTATAGTGGTGTAGGAAACCCACCAATTATGGTATTGGTTGCTTTTCTAAGTCTTATTCTCTTTTCAACGGGTTTTATTGTTGGAAATATTAATGCTTTAGCAATGCAACCAATTGGGCATATTGCAGGAATTGGAGCTGCGATAGTCGGATTCATTTCTACTATTATTACTATTCTATTAACTACAATTATAGGACAGTATATCAACATGACAGCACTACCTATTTTTATCGGCTTTACCATCTGCGGTTCTGTTACGCTATTTGTCGTGTTGGTCATGAACCGATCAAAGAATGTAATTGTTACAAATTCATAA
- a CDS encoding aldo/keto reductase has translation MIPKSYNKNGIELSRLGLGCMRLSMTMTGASVDKNESIKTIHRALDLGINLLNTGDFYADGENEKLIAESLKGVDRDKAFISLKYGTFSNMMTGGPIDVGPKNVKKYLTDSLRRLNVDYVDLYQPARIDVGIPLEETIGAISDLVDAGYVKHIGLSEVDAATLRKAHEVHPISLVESVYSIIDNTVEAEVLPTARELGIGVVAFGLMGLGKLSKQENDPLMHTMKEIINEKEITLSQLAHAWILSKGEDIIPLVGARNISQLDDSVKSVAVDLKKDDILRLEDAIAKSQLVGPSMPKLVIRNGILER, from the coding sequence ATGATACCAAAAAGTTATAATAAAAATGGAATTGAACTTTCCCGTCTAGGGCTTGGCTGTATGAGATTGTCAATGACCATGACTGGTGCTTCTGTAGATAAGAATGAGTCCATAAAAACAATCCATCGAGCTTTAGATCTGGGAATAAACTTGTTGAATACAGGTGATTTTTATGCCGATGGTGAAAATGAAAAGCTTATTGCGGAATCACTAAAGGGAGTGGATCGTGATAAAGCATTTATTTCGTTAAAATATGGTACCTTCTCAAACATGATGACTGGTGGACCTATTGATGTAGGCCCAAAGAATGTGAAAAAATATCTTACGGATTCACTTCGACGACTGAATGTCGATTATGTCGATCTATATCAACCTGCACGTATTGACGTAGGAATTCCTTTGGAAGAAACTATTGGGGCTATTTCCGATCTTGTAGATGCTGGTTATGTGAAACATATTGGTCTATCAGAAGTGGATGCTGCCACTTTACGTAAAGCGCATGAGGTTCATCCAATAAGCCTAGTTGAGTCTGTGTATTCAATTATTGACAACACTGTGGAGGCAGAGGTGCTACCTACAGCAAGAGAGTTGGGAATTGGTGTTGTCGCTTTTGGTTTGATGGGATTAGGGAAACTTTCGAAACAAGAGAATGACCCGCTGATGCATACAATGAAAGAGATCATTAATGAAAAAGAGATAACGCTATCTCAACTTGCACACGCTTGGATATTGTCTAAGGGCGAGGATATTATACCACTTGTTGGGGCACGTAATATATCACAACTCGACGACTCAGTGAAATCTGTCGCAGTTGATTTGAAGAAAGACGATATCCTTCGTCTAGAGGATGCAATAGCCAAAAGTCAATTGGTTGGTCCTAGTATGCCAAAACTTGTCATACGAAATGGTATTCTTGAAAGGTAG